From Nonlabens sp. Ci31, the proteins below share one genomic window:
- a CDS encoding ligase-associated DNA damage response DEXH box helicase, protein MTKKELFHIAEDYFQQQGWTAFPFQKQTWDAFIAGKNGLLNAPTGSGKTYALWVAIVLQYIKSNPDYKTKNKKGLKAIWITPLRSLSQEIAQTSQKFVDGIGLPFTVGIRSGDTSTKERAAQKKCMPDLLITTPESLHLLLATKEHAKLFQNCNAIIIDEWHELLGTKRGVQMELGLSRLAGINKHLRIWGISATIGNLEQARQVLLGVDSNRFRESVLIKANLKKKIEVRSIIPESMDKFPWRGHLGLHLLKDVVKIINGSRSTLIFTNTRAQCELWFQALMHQHPEFAGEVAMHHGSINKETRIWVENAIRNESLRACVCTSSLDLGVDFAPVETIIQIGSPKGVARFLQRAGRSGHQPGETSVIYFLPTHALELIEASALQKAVTTQAVEDRLPYLNCYDVLIQHLCTLAVSGGFYPKEIYPEVKATFCYQELTYEEFDWCLKFIVYGSSSLTSYDEYKKVSIDKDGRYFIEDRGIAMRHRLQMGTIVTGTDITVKYATGGYIGSIEEYFISQLSRGDVFVFAGRTLEFVRLKGMIAQVRNSSKKKGKVTSWMGSRMPLSSQLGELLREEMQNFQSGKKQTPEVKALKDIIARQQQESIVPQNHEFLIETFKTREGYHAVFYPFEGRLVHMAMAGLIAYRISLLQPISFSLAYNDYGFEILSDQEFDMQNVLDNNLITSEMIWEDLEASVNATELAKRKFRDIAVIAGLVFTGYPNKAVKVKHLQSSSQLLFEVFRDNEPDNLLFRQAYTETYEQEIEEYRLREAFERIENQTLVWKACERPTPFSFPIITDRLREKLSSEKLADRIKRMQLKWE, encoded by the coding sequence ATGACTAAAAAAGAACTGTTTCATATAGCCGAAGATTATTTTCAACAACAAGGTTGGACCGCGTTTCCATTCCAAAAACAGACTTGGGACGCATTTATCGCTGGAAAAAACGGTTTGCTCAACGCACCTACAGGTAGTGGAAAAACCTATGCACTTTGGGTGGCGATAGTTCTACAATACATCAAATCAAATCCAGATTATAAAACAAAAAACAAAAAAGGCTTAAAAGCCATCTGGATCACGCCTTTGCGATCGCTTTCGCAAGAAATTGCGCAAACATCGCAAAAATTTGTGGACGGAATAGGATTGCCGTTTACCGTAGGAATACGATCTGGGGATACCAGCACAAAAGAACGAGCCGCGCAAAAAAAATGCATGCCAGACCTTCTAATCACCACGCCAGAGAGCTTGCATTTATTACTCGCAACTAAAGAGCATGCAAAATTATTTCAAAATTGCAACGCCATCATTATTGATGAATGGCATGAACTGTTGGGAACAAAACGAGGTGTTCAAATGGAATTGGGACTTTCCCGATTAGCGGGAATAAATAAACACTTGCGCATTTGGGGAATCAGCGCCACCATCGGCAATCTCGAGCAAGCCAGACAGGTTTTATTAGGTGTTGATTCTAACCGCTTTCGCGAAAGCGTACTCATCAAAGCAAATCTGAAAAAGAAGATAGAAGTGCGATCTATTATACCAGAAAGCATGGATAAATTCCCATGGCGGGGACATTTAGGTTTGCATTTATTAAAAGATGTGGTCAAGATTATAAATGGCAGTAGATCGACCCTGATTTTTACCAATACCAGAGCGCAATGTGAATTATGGTTTCAAGCACTGATGCACCAACATCCCGAATTTGCTGGTGAAGTCGCCATGCATCATGGTTCCATTAATAAAGAAACACGTATTTGGGTAGAGAATGCGATTAGAAACGAGTCTTTAAGAGCTTGCGTTTGTACCTCGTCACTTGATCTAGGAGTAGATTTTGCTCCTGTAGAAACCATTATTCAAATAGGCAGTCCCAAAGGTGTTGCCAGATTTTTACAACGTGCAGGAAGGTCGGGTCATCAACCTGGAGAGACTTCTGTAATTTACTTCTTGCCTACTCATGCACTAGAATTAATTGAAGCCAGCGCATTACAAAAAGCGGTGACAACTCAAGCGGTGGAAGATCGTTTGCCTTATCTGAACTGCTATGATGTACTCATTCAGCACCTGTGTACGCTAGCGGTTTCTGGCGGTTTTTATCCCAAAGAAATTTATCCCGAGGTAAAAGCAACTTTTTGTTATCAAGAATTGACTTATGAAGAATTTGACTGGTGTTTAAAATTCATCGTTTATGGAAGTTCTTCCTTAACCTCTTATGACGAGTATAAAAAGGTTTCTATAGATAAAGATGGCCGGTATTTTATAGAGGACCGCGGTATTGCGATGCGACACCGTTTGCAAATGGGGACTATAGTTACTGGAACTGACATCACGGTAAAATATGCCACTGGCGGCTATATAGGTTCTATTGAAGAATATTTTATCAGTCAGCTGTCGCGCGGCGATGTGTTTGTTTTTGCCGGTCGCACCTTAGAATTTGTACGTCTTAAAGGAATGATCGCCCAAGTACGCAACTCTTCCAAAAAAAAAGGCAAAGTAACCAGCTGGATGGGAAGCCGCATGCCGCTTAGCTCTCAATTAGGCGAGTTACTACGGGAAGAAATGCAAAACTTCCAGTCTGGTAAAAAACAAACGCCTGAAGTCAAAGCCTTAAAGGACATCATCGCAAGGCAACAGCAAGAAAGTATCGTACCTCAAAATCATGAATTTTTAATAGAGACTTTCAAAACCCGAGAAGGATACCATGCGGTATTTTATCCATTTGAAGGAAGATTGGTCCACATGGCTATGGCTGGGCTGATTGCTTACCGCATCAGTTTGTTGCAGCCCATTAGTTTTTCACTGGCCTATAATGATTACGGCTTTGAAATCTTAAGCGATCAAGAATTTGATATGCAAAATGTATTGGATAATAATTTAATCACTTCAGAAATGATATGGGAAGATCTAGAAGCAAGTGTCAATGCCACAGAGCTCGCCAAAAGAAAATTTAGAGACATCGCCGTCATCGCTGGACTTGTTTTTACGGGTTACCCCAATAAGGCCGTAAAAGTGAAACACCTGCAAAGCAGTAGCCAATTGCTTTTTGAGGTCTTTAGAGATAATGAACCAGACAATTTACTCTTCCGTCAAGCCTATACAGAAACCTACGAGCAAGAAATAGAAGAATACCGATTGCGAGAAGCTTTTGAACGTATAGAAAATCAAACTCTAGTCTGGAAGGCCTGTGAGCGACCTACTCCCTTCTCTTTCCCGATTATAACGGACCGCTTAAGAGAAAAACTGAGTAGTGAAAAACTAGCCGATCGCATTAAAAGAATGCAATTGAAATGGGAATAA
- a CDS encoding SPOR domain-containing protein — translation MSTYISDLLYRQECVVIPDFGAFISRRVSAQHFASSHTIYPPKKGLSFNAQIKQNDGLLANYVASAADLSYEEAVQEIRNYVRFLDQEIDDNGSVTIHKVGRFSRNEEKALQFTPMYLVNYLPEAFGLTSHETFAIDRIPVAPKVASDNGRIDDVPVAVLETPQTNSGSWVRYAAVGAVLLGLSYAGFSGYVEQVEKDAIAVDQMSDELIDAKIESASFLISDPLPSININVAPLERNYHVVAGAFRISENADKRVAQLKRKGFDAKRIGVNKYGLHNVAFSSFVERNDAINELHTLRALGFDKAWLFTGKLSK, via the coding sequence ATGTCAACCTATATATCAGATTTATTGTACCGACAGGAATGTGTCGTCATTCCAGATTTTGGTGCGTTTATCTCGCGACGAGTTTCTGCTCAGCATTTTGCAAGTAGTCATACCATATATCCTCCTAAAAAGGGTTTGAGTTTTAATGCTCAAATCAAACAAAATGATGGGCTGTTAGCTAATTATGTAGCTAGCGCTGCAGATCTTTCTTATGAAGAGGCTGTTCAAGAAATCCGCAATTATGTGCGATTTTTAGATCAGGAAATAGATGATAACGGCTCTGTTACCATTCATAAGGTAGGAAGATTTTCTCGTAATGAAGAAAAGGCATTGCAGTTTACTCCTATGTACTTGGTTAATTATTTACCAGAGGCTTTTGGCCTTACTTCTCATGAAACTTTTGCGATAGATCGCATTCCAGTTGCTCCAAAGGTAGCGTCTGATAACGGGCGGATTGATGATGTTCCTGTTGCTGTGTTAGAAACTCCCCAAACTAATTCTGGTTCTTGGGTACGCTATGCTGCGGTAGGTGCAGTTCTTTTAGGGCTGAGTTATGCAGGTTTTAGCGGTTATGTAGAACAAGTAGAAAAAGATGCTATAGCTGTAGATCAAATGTCAGACGAGTTGATAGATGCTAAAATAGAAAGCGCTAGTTTTCTTATCAGTGATCCATTACCCAGCATTAATATAAATGTAGCTCCCTTAGAAAGAAATTACCATGTAGTTGCCGGTGCTTTTCGTATTTCTGAAAATGCAGATAAACGTGTCGCTCAATTAAAGCGTAAAGGTTTTGATGCGAAACGAATAGGAGTTAATAAGTACGGTCTTCACAATGTTGCTTTTTCCAGTTTTGTAGAACGCAATGACGCGATTAACGAGCTCCATACATTAAGAGCACTTGGTTTTGATAAAGCTTGGTTATTTACAGGAAAGCTGTCTAAATAA
- a CDS encoding histone deacetylase, with product MFPIAFHPIYQHPLPEGHRFPMLKYELLPQQLLHEGTAIQTDFFEPSKSCDDQDVLRVHTAAYLQELKDLSLDKRAARKLGFPLSEQLLERELHIAQGTIEGCLKAYDHRVAMNIAGGTHHAYTDHGEAFCLLNDQAIAARYLQHHGLAEKILIVDLDVHQGNGTAEIFQNDASVFTFSMHGAGNYPFKKELSDLDIAVPDGSGDDDYLRLLKATLPDLIAQEKPDFIFYLCGVDVLKSDKLGKLSMTLNGCKERDLFALSAFAKARSKNNSFIPIQCSMGGGYSPEIKTIIEAHANTFRMARSIFT from the coding sequence TTGTTTCCCATTGCCTTCCATCCTATTTACCAGCATCCTCTACCTGAAGGACATCGTTTCCCGATGCTCAAATATGAATTGCTACCGCAACAATTATTGCATGAAGGTACCGCTATCCAAACGGACTTCTTTGAACCCAGTAAATCCTGTGATGATCAAGATGTTTTAAGGGTACATACGGCTGCGTACCTTCAAGAGTTAAAAGATCTTTCCCTAGATAAACGGGCGGCTAGAAAGCTGGGGTTCCCCTTAAGTGAACAACTGCTGGAACGCGAGCTACACATTGCACAAGGAACCATTGAAGGCTGTTTAAAAGCTTATGACCATCGTGTCGCTATGAATATTGCTGGTGGCACTCATCATGCCTACACCGATCACGGCGAGGCGTTTTGTTTACTCAACGATCAAGCGATTGCGGCGAGATACTTACAACATCACGGTCTTGCAGAGAAGATTCTGATAGTAGATCTGGACGTACACCAAGGAAATGGTACCGCTGAGATTTTCCAAAACGACGCTAGTGTTTTTACCTTTTCTATGCACGGCGCTGGTAATTATCCGTTTAAAAAAGAACTTTCAGATTTAGATATAGCGGTTCCTGATGGTTCAGGAGATGATGATTATCTCAGGCTACTTAAAGCCACTCTGCCCGATTTGATCGCCCAAGAAAAACCAGACTTTATTTTCTATTTGTGTGGTGTGGACGTTTTGAAAAGTGACAAGCTAGGGAAACTGAGCATGACCCTTAATGGCTGTAAAGAACGAGATCTTTTTGCTTTATCCGCTTTCGCGAAAGCGAGATCAAAAAACAACTCTTTCATACCTATTCAATGCAGTATGGGCGGCGGCTATTCTCCAGAAATAAAAACCATCATTGAAGCTCATGCCAATACGTTTAGAATGGCTCGATCTATTTTTACCTAA
- the hflX gene encoding GTPase HflX has translation MLELENHEYEKAILVGVITQQQNEEKLNEYMDELEFLAYTAGATVSKRFHQKMQKPNPKTFIGKGKMEEVAAYVRSHNIGTIIFDDELSPAQQKNIEKILEAKIIDRTYLILDIFAQRAQTSYARTQVELAQYQYLLPRLVGLWTHLERQKGGIGMRGPGETEIETDRRIVRDRITLLKKKLLTIDKQMSTQRGNRGQLVRVSLVGYTNVGKSTLMNVVSKSEVFAENKLFATLDTTVRKVVIGNLPFLLTDTVGFIRKLPTQLVESFKSTLDEVRESDLLLHIVDISHESFEDHIASVNRILGEIDAVDKPTIMVFNKIDAYQAQDYDETDLMEERTSAHYSLEEWRETWMAKLGENVIFISATEKENMEDFRKKVYDKVREIHIKRFPYNSFLYPDYIEEEEEE, from the coding sequence ATGTTAGAATTAGAAAATCACGAATACGAAAAAGCAATTCTTGTAGGTGTTATTACCCAACAGCAAAACGAGGAAAAGCTTAATGAATATATGGATGAGCTGGAGTTTCTAGCTTATACCGCTGGTGCAACCGTTAGCAAACGTTTCCATCAAAAAATGCAAAAACCGAATCCCAAAACTTTTATAGGTAAAGGTAAAATGGAAGAAGTTGCTGCATATGTGCGATCGCACAACATAGGAACCATCATTTTTGATGACGAGCTTTCCCCCGCACAGCAAAAGAACATTGAAAAAATACTCGAGGCAAAAATTATTGATAGAACCTATCTGATTCTTGATATTTTTGCGCAAAGAGCTCAAACCAGTTATGCAAGAACTCAAGTAGAACTGGCACAATACCAATATTTATTACCTCGATTAGTAGGTTTATGGACTCACTTGGAGAGACAAAAAGGGGGTATAGGAATGCGTGGTCCTGGAGAAACAGAAATCGAGACCGATAGACGTATCGTACGCGATCGCATCACATTACTCAAGAAAAAACTACTTACCATAGATAAGCAAATGTCTACTCAACGCGGGAATCGCGGTCAGTTGGTGCGCGTCTCTTTAGTAGGTTATACCAACGTAGGGAAAAGTACGTTGATGAATGTTGTCTCTAAAAGTGAGGTGTTTGCTGAAAACAAACTCTTTGCAACATTAGACACTACAGTTAGAAAAGTGGTGATAGGAAACTTACCTTTCTTGTTAACAGATACCGTAGGTTTTATTAGAAAATTACCAACTCAACTAGTAGAATCATTTAAGTCTACACTTGATGAGGTTCGTGAGTCTGATTTGTTGCTTCACATCGTAGATATATCTCATGAGTCTTTTGAAGATCACATTGCTTCGGTAAATCGGATTTTAGGAGAAATAGACGCTGTAGATAAGCCTACCATAATGGTTTTTAATAAGATCGATGCTTATCAAGCACAAGATTATGACGAGACTGATTTAATGGAAGAACGTACCTCTGCTCATTATTCTTTAGAAGAATGGCGCGAGACTTGGATGGCAAAATTAGGCGAAAACGTCATTTTTATTTCTGCTACTGAGAAAGAGAATATGGAAGATTTTCGTAAAAAAGTTTATGATAAAGTACGGGAGATCCATATAAAGCGTTTTCCTTATAACTCGTTTTTATATCCAGATTATATAGAAGAAGAGGAAGAGGAATAG
- a CDS encoding CNNM domain-containing protein: MGLLITYVVISIFFSFLCSILEAVLLSVTSTFIKVNEQEGSSYIGSLKLLKEDVDKPLIAILTLNTLAHTVGAILVGVQAENMVSGSGYNSSYLGIPFVGIVSGIMTILILVVSEIIPKTIGATYWKSLAGFTTAALNVMIFPLKWSGILWILQLTTKAIGKSAHMNTMTREDFVAITETAEQEGVFAPSEGQYIKSLMNFNKIEVKDIMTPRSVMFMAPQSMKIKDFFEQNQDLRFSRIPVFGANRDDIKGYVLKDHILADIIYDKPADTLEDLRREIAMVPANLPIPKLFETMIASKEHMALVVDDYGSVQGVATMEDVIETMLGLEIMDESDNVEDMQLLARKNWEKRSGRFIK; the protein is encoded by the coding sequence ATGGGATTACTTATTACCTACGTAGTCATTTCAATTTTTTTTTCTTTTTTATGCTCCATTTTGGAGGCTGTGCTTTTGAGCGTTACTTCTACTTTTATAAAGGTTAATGAACAAGAAGGTTCTTCTTATATAGGGTCTCTTAAATTATTAAAAGAGGATGTAGATAAGCCATTGATTGCAATTCTTACCTTAAACACCTTAGCACACACGGTAGGGGCTATTTTGGTAGGAGTGCAAGCTGAAAATATGGTGAGCGGTAGTGGCTACAACAGTAGTTATTTAGGGATTCCTTTTGTGGGAATAGTATCTGGTATAATGACCATTTTAATTCTCGTAGTGTCTGAGATTATTCCTAAAACTATAGGGGCTACCTACTGGAAAAGCCTTGCTGGCTTCACCACTGCCGCTTTGAATGTGATGATTTTTCCTTTAAAATGGTCAGGTATTTTATGGATTTTACAGCTGACTACTAAGGCCATAGGAAAAAGTGCTCACATGAATACGATGACTCGAGAAGATTTTGTTGCTATAACAGAAACCGCAGAGCAGGAAGGGGTTTTTGCTCCTAGCGAAGGTCAGTATATTAAAAGTTTGATGAATTTTAATAAGATTGAGGTAAAGGATATCATGACGCCGCGATCGGTTATGTTTATGGCTCCTCAAAGCATGAAGATAAAAGATTTCTTTGAGCAAAATCAAGATTTGAGATTCTCCCGTATTCCTGTCTTTGGTGCCAATCGAGATGATATTAAAGGTTATGTCTTAAAAGACCATATTTTAGCAGACATCATTTATGACAAACCAGCAGATACTTTAGAAGATTTAAGGAGAGAAATAGCTATGGTCCCAGCAAACTTACCTATACCTAAATTATTTGAAACCATGATTGCCAGTAAAGAACACATGGCTCTTGTCGTGGATGATTATGGAAGTGTTCAAGGGGTTGCTACTATGGAAGATGTTATTGAAACCATGCTGGGTCTTGAAATTATGGATGAAAGTGATAACGTAGAAGATATGCAGCTGCTGGCTCGTAAGAACTGGGAAAAGCGTAGCGGACGTTTTATAAAATAA